The window TGGGGTGAATTACAGGGTCTAGCCAACCGTGGCACATACGATTTGACGCAGCACTCCACCCATTCCGGCAAGGACCTTTCCTATTTCGATCCCGAAAGCAAGGAGCGTTTCGTGCCAACCGTCATTGAGCCGTCGGCGGGCGCGGATCGCACCTGCTTGGCCGTGTTGTGCGACGCCTACGACGAGGACGAAGCGGACGGTGAAAAACGGGTCGTGATGCGTCTGCATCCAAGACTTGCGCCGATCAAGGCGGGCGTCTTTCCATTGGTCAAGAAGGACGGACTGGCCGACATCGCGATTGACCTTGAACGGCGGCTCCGGAAACGATTCGCCACGTTCTACGATCAAGGCGGCGCCATCGGACGCCGCTACCGCCGCATGGACGAAATCGGCACGCCGTTCTGCATCACCATTGATTACGACACGAAGGAAAACGGCACCGTGACGATTCGCGAGCGCGACTCGATGCAGCAAAAACGCATCCCCATGGATGAGGTGGGCGCGTTTGTTGAGAAGCGGTGCTCCTCCGAGCGGGATTGATTTCCATATCTTGCCGGAAAGGGAAGATCTCGTTCCGGAAGGGCCGTGTCATGCGTGTGGATTATGATCGGATAGCCCGGTACTACGACGATTACCGGGGCGGCGGCGGTCCCTTCATGCCCCGTCTGCGGGAACTGGCCGCCGCATGCCGTGCGGGATGCGTTCTCGAACTGGGCGCCGGAACGGGAAACAACACGCAAGCATTTCTACGTGAATACGCCTGCCCGCTGGTTGCCTTGGAACGTTCCGCGGGCATGCTGGCGCAGGGACGCACGAAAGGGCTTCCCGCCCTTTGGCTGCATGCGTCCGCTGAGGCAATCCCGCTTGCGGACGCTTCGGTTCCTTTCGTCTTCGGCGTGTACATTCTGCACCACCTGCCCGATCTCGCCGTCGTTTTTCGTGAATGCGCTCGGGTGATTGGCCGGGGGTATGCGGCCTTTGTAACCGCCTCGACCTCGTTCATCTGCCGGCATCCGATGAATCGTTACTTTCCAAGTTTTGCCAAGGTGGACACGGCGCGATTTCAGCCCCTTGAGTCCGTGGAAGAAGCCTTGCGCATGAGCGGTTTTGTCGAAACGGCTGCCGAGCATTTCGTGGACCGGCCGCGGCCCATTGATCAAGCCTATGTCGATCGTGTCGCGGGCAAATTCATCTCGACCTATGATCTCTTGCCGGAAGGCGAATTCGAGGCGGGACTGGCGCGCCTTCGCGCGGATGTCGCCGATACCGGCCAGTTGGACATCCCGATCGTTTGGGAGTCGTCGGTCGTCTGGGGGCGCCTGTGAAAAAGCGACAAAAGAAAGGCCCGGCCGTCCGCACGCGCGACTGGATCACGCGGCACGAATTCGCCTTTACCCACGATCGAGCCAAGCATCGCAAAGCCGCCGGCGTGCCCGAACCACCTCCTTTGACGATTGCGCCGGAGGATGTGCGCCCCAACGCGATTGTCGTGGCGCACACGGGCCGTTGGGCCTTTGTTTGGTCGGACGATCGGGAACTCATGGCTGAAATAGACGAACGCCTTGGGCGCGACCGATCGACAGTCCTTGCGCCGGGCGACGAAGTCCGGATTGAATTCGCCGGGGAAACCCCGATTGTGCGGGGCGTGGCGCCGCGCCGAACAAAACTCAGCCGTCTCGCGCATGTCCATTCTGCGCTGGAAGAGCAAGTCATCGCGGCCAACGTGGACCTTTTAGTCATTGTGGCGTCGGCGGCGCGTCCGAATTTCAAGCCCGGACTCGTGGACCGCTACCTGATCGCCGCGCAAGTCGGCCACATCGAGCCGATACTCGTCGTCAATAAAATCGATCTTGTCCACACGGAGCCGGAGGCCGTGCGTTTGTACCGCGAAATCGGTATGAGGGTAATCGGCACAAGTTGTGAAACGGGGGAGGGGCTCGACGCGTTGCGCGCCGCGTTGGCCGGGCAATTGAGCGTGGTTGCCGGCCACAGCGGCGTGGGGAAATCCTCCCTGATCAACGCGCTCGATCCGACGTTGAAACTGCCCGTGCAGGAAGTCAGCCAATACAACGAAAAAGGCAAACATACCACGACCAACTCCCGGCTCTTTCAATTAGCCGGAGGCATCCGAATCATTGACACGCCCGGTGCGCGGAACCTCGGCGTATGGAATGTCTCACCCGAAGAAGTCGCCTATTATTTCCCGGAAATGGCCGAATTCGCGGCGGCCTGCCGATTCCGCAATTGCATTCACACGCACGAACCGGGCTGCGCCGTCCGCGAGGCCGTCGAAACCGGCGCGATACCCCGCGCCCGTTTTGACTCGTATTTGAGAATTCGCGACAGTTTGGGAAAAGATAAATGAAACGGAATACCGGCGCGGAACCATTCCGCGCACACGTTGAAAACGGTTCACGTCGGAGGTTGAAATGATGAAGACACGCGGATTGATCGCCCTTGTGCTGTTGGCTGCACTGATTCTTGCAGGTCCGGCGTCCGCCGGCATTCTAAAGGATTACGTCGGAAAATCCGACGACAGTTACAAATACGCCGTCCATTCGACGCTTCCTGTCCAACAAAGCACGGCTTATATCGTCCGGATGACCTCGCAGACCTGGCACGGACTTACATGGGATCATTGGGTGGCCATCTTCAAGCCGGAGAACGTGAAGTATCCCGACAAGGCCCTGTTATTTATTGGCGGCGGTGACAATACCGAGGAGGCCCCGGACCTCCGCGATCAGGAATCGCAGGTGCTTGCCATGATCGCCGGGCACACGCACGCCGTCGTGGCCCGCATCTGGCAAGTGCCCAACCAGCCGCTTTTCGACGGCAAATATGAAGACGCGATCATCGCCTATACCTTTGAACGGTTCGGCAGGGGCGAGGGCGACGACTGGCCCCTGCTGCTGCCGATGGTCAAAAGCGCTGTCAGAGCGATGGACACGGTTCAATCTGTCGCGCGGGAAAAATGGGAACAGGACATCAAGCAATTCATGGTTACGGGCGCGTCCAAGCGCGGTTGGACGACGTGGCTGACCGCCGCCGCCGACCCGCGCGTCGCCGCCATCGCGCCCATGGTCATTGACATGCTGAACATGGGACCTCAAATGGCGCACCAGAAAAAGTGCTACGGCGGGTACAGCGAACAAGTCGCCGATTATACCGAACTCAAGATTCAGGACTATCTTCAGACGCCGGCCGGCAAAAAACTGAGCGATATCGTGGACCCGTATTCATACCGCGATCAACTGGCTTTGCCCAAGACAATCATCCTGGGAACCAACGACGAATACTGGACCGTTGACTCCGCCAAATTTTATTTCAACGATTTTCCGGGACCGAAGTGGATACACTATGAGCCCAACGCCGGCCACGGCCTCAACCTCAACATCGTGCCGGTCGTCGCGGCGCAGTTCCATGCCATGCTGACAGGCGGCAGCATGCCGCATCTCGAATGGAAATTCGTAAACGGTCATTCCCTGCAAGTTTCGTGGGACGATCCCGAAGCCACCGCCGCGCTTTGGCATGCCCAAGCCCCCACACGCGATTTCCGTAAAGCCCGCTGGGTCTCCTCTGAACTGATCGGTAAATGCACCGCCTCCGTGGGACTCACGAAACCTGAAACCGGTTATGCCGCCTATTTCGTCGCCATCACATTCCCGTTGAAATTGGAGAATGCGATTTTTCCCTTTTCGCTGACCACGCTCACCTACGTCCTGCCGGATACCTATCAATCTTTTGACGAGCATCCGGACGACGGGAAAAAGTAATCACATTCTGCCAAAATAATCACTGAAATCCAGTTTATTCTTTTCCCCGGTGAATGCTAAAGTATGCCAATGCATTACCGTGGAGGAGCGAACATGCAGATGGATCGTCGAAAGTTTCTGGGTGCATCCGCCATGATGGCCGCAGTCGGCATGACGGCGCGCGCGGCAGAACCGGAGAAAAAATGGCGCGCCTGCGTGCTGGGCGACACGAAGGAAGGCGGCTACGGCCACAGCCTTCACAGGATTTGGGCGTGCCGTCCCGACATCGAGGTCGTAGGGCTGGCCGATCCCGATCCGGAAGGCCGCGCCAAACATGCGGCCGAAGCCAAGGCGCAGCGGACCTACGCTGATTACCGCGAAATGCTCGAAAAGGAGAAACCGGATCTGCTGGCGATTGGCCCGCGTTGGACCCGCCGGCACCACGAGTACCTGCTGGCCGCTGCCGCGCACGGCATTCACGGCATGATGGAAAAACCCATTGCGGCGGATCTTGTCGAGGCGGACGAGATGATTCGCGCCATCGAGGAAAAAGATCTGCGCTGGACAATCGGCTTCAACTTTCGCGTGACGCCCATTGTCCAATTTGTAAAACGCGCGGTGTTCGAAGAAGGCCTTGTCGGCGAGGTGCTCGAGATGCGCGGTCGCGGCAAGGAAGATCAAAGGGCCGGCGGCGAGGATCTCATCGTGCTGGGCACGCACATCTTCGACATGATGCGCTTCTTTGCGGGTGATGCGGTGGAGTGCATGGCCGGCATTACCGTAGACGGACGGCCCGCGACACGATCGGACATCCATGACGCGACTGAACCGGTCGGGAAGGTGACGGGCGACCGCATTCACGCCATGTTCCGCTTCAAGAATGGAATCACAGGCCACTTCGCAACGACAAAGAATCGCGATGGAAACGGCAATCGCTGGGGCGTGGACATCTTCGGGTCCAAAGGCGTGGTCACTATCCGTCAGGATGCCGGGCCGCGTGTGCGATATTGGCGGCAGCCATCGTGGGACGCGCAGGATCCATCCATCGGCTGGGAGCCGCTGCCGGGCGCGCCGGATACCCGGCTCACAAATCCGGAGGTCGAACGTTATGCGCCGATCGTCAACGATTTGATCGCCTCCATCGGCGAGCATCGTCTACCGATGGCCAGTCTGCAGGATGGCCGCGACTCGCTGGAAATGATCCAGGCGGTGTACGCCGCGCATTTCGGCACGGGACGCGTCGCGCTGCCGCTCGCGGATCGAAAACACCCGCTGTTGTAGTGCGATGCATTTCGCACATCTGAAAAACCAGTTGAGGGAAGACGATATGAAACATACACTGACACGCAGGGATTTTCTGGCCCGTTCGGTTCGGACTGGGGCGGGCGCGGCAATTCTCGCGGCCGGTTGCGCCGGCCAATCGCATCTGGAACCGTCGCTTTCCCATGCGTGCGAATGGGAAGCGCGCCTGCACCCGTCGAATCCACGCCATGTGCGCATTCTGCAATTCACTGATCTGCATTTTTTCGCGGGAAAAACCGGACACGCCATCACCAACAACGCTTCCGTGGCGATGATGAAGGCGCTGGTCAACAAAACCTCCCCGGATCTCGTGGTTGTCACGGGGGACTCGTGGCCTGAGAACCGGGACAATCGCGGCGAGGAATTCATGCGGTTCGCCGTTGCGCAATTCGAGGCGCTCGGCGTGCCGTGGACCTACGCCTGGGGAAACCACGATCAACTTCCCGATTTCGCCGTGGGCCATCGGACCCTTGCGTCGGCGCGCAATTCCCTTTATCGCGGCGCGGCAACCGACGGCAATCACGTTATCGGCATTTTGGGCCGCCACAAGCGGATTGCGTGGCAACTCCTTTGCCTCAACACACATCGCGATGGTCTCGTCAAGACGGAACAGGACTGGCTGCGCAAGATTTCCGCGTCGCTTCCGCCCGATGTGCCGCGGCTGGCCTTTTTCCACATCCCACTCAAGCAATACGATGAAGTCTGGAAGCAGGATCTCGCTGTTGGCGTCAAGAAGGAAAACGTGATGAGCGAAAAGGAGGACGGCACGTCGCTGGCCCTCCTGAAATCGCTCAATGTGCGCGCCTGCTTTTGCGGGCACGATCACACCAACGACTTCGGCGGCGTTTTCGACGGCGTCGAACTCGTTTATGGACGCGCGACCGGCGCCGGCGGTTACGGCGGGGACAAGCTTCCGAAGGGCGGCAAACTTATAACACTGGATTGTCTGGCAAAAACATACAAATGGGAAACCGTGTTTCCCTAACCGCGCGTTTTTCAATGGAAAGGCGGAGCAGGCGATTGCCATAATCCGCCAAAGAGGATTGTAACGCAGAAAATGAGTGATCAGGACACGGTTTCCGCAATACGGCGTTTCGCGCTCTTTCTCGGAAACGGATTTCGCGTGGCAAACGTCATGTGGAACCGGGCGCTAGGGCGTCCGCCGCGCTATATGCCGATCCTGCTGATGTTCCTCACCAAACGCTGCAATTTGCGCTGCAAAATGTGCGGGGTATGCGAGTACGATCCGACCTGTGATGATCAGCCGGAACTTGATACCGGCGAATGGAAATCGGTCCTGCAATCCGCGCGAAATCTGGGATGCACGATCGTCTCGATGACGGGCGGCGAGCCGCTGCTCCGAAAAGACGTCTTCGACCTCATCCGCTTCGCCCGCGAACTGGGCATGGCGGTGCATCTGTGCAGCAACGGCATGCTGCTTGACCGGGACAACGTGATCCAGTTGCGCGAGGCGGGCGTCAACGCGCTGTCCATCTCCATCGAAAGCCCCGGCCCGGAACCCCACGACAGTCTCCGCGGCCCGCGATCGTTCGAATTGGCCGTGCAGGGCGTCAAACTGGCGCGCGAACTAGCCCCGGAAGTGCAGGTCGGCATCAACTGCGTCATCACCCGCCTCAATTACAAAAACATCGCCGCCATGATACCGTTCGCAGAGGAAATCGGCGCCCACCAGATCAAATTCGCGCCCATTCACACCAACCTCCTGCATCGCCGCAAGCGCATCGAGCACTATTCCGATCTGATCTTTTCGCAGGAGGATCTCGACGAGCTCGACTATGAAATCAAGGAACTTATCGCGGCCTCGCGCCGCAGCCGCATCCTGACCACCTCGGCCATGTTCTTTGCGGGCATGGCCGATCTCTACCGGAAGCCGCTGCAGTTCCGCTGCTACGCGGGATATGCCGCCTGCGCGATAAATCCGGCCGGCATCGTCGCGCCCTGCTGCGACATGGATGGAACCCTTTCGGTGCGGGATCAGCCGCTCGAAACCATCTGGGGATCCCCGGAAATGGAGCGCATGCGCACCAAGGTTCGCCATTGCAACCGCGCCTGTTGGGACACGACGAACACCGAACTCAGCCTGCGGCTTCGGCCCGCTTCCATCATCCGCGATCTAATCAAGACATGGCGTGATGTCGGATTCTATTTTACCGTGAAGAAGGAATAAATCGGACACGCGCTTTTGACACGATGATTCGGGGTCTTTACAATCACGGCATTGCGGGGAGTGTAAGATGGCACGGTGAAAACGGT of the Candidatus Hydrogenedentota bacterium genome contains:
- a CDS encoding methyltransferase domain-containing protein, translated to MRVDYDRIARYYDDYRGGGGPFMPRLRELAAACRAGCVLELGAGTGNNTQAFLREYACPLVALERSAGMLAQGRTKGLPALWLHASAEAIPLADASVPFVFGVYILHHLPDLAVVFRECARVIGRGYAAFVTASTSFICRHPMNRYFPSFAKVDTARFQPLESVEEALRMSGFVETAAEHFVDRPRPIDQAYVDRVAGKFISTYDLLPEGEFEAGLARLRADVADTGQLDIPIVWESSVVWGRL
- the rsgA gene encoding ribosome small subunit-dependent GTPase A, with product MKKRQKKGPAVRTRDWITRHEFAFTHDRAKHRKAAGVPEPPPLTIAPEDVRPNAIVVAHTGRWAFVWSDDRELMAEIDERLGRDRSTVLAPGDEVRIEFAGETPIVRGVAPRRTKLSRLAHVHSALEEQVIAANVDLLVIVASAARPNFKPGLVDRYLIAAQVGHIEPILVVNKIDLVHTEPEAVRLYREIGMRVIGTSCETGEGLDALRAALAGQLSVVAGHSGVGKSSLINALDPTLKLPVQEVSQYNEKGKHTTTNSRLFQLAGGIRIIDTPGARNLGVWNVSPEEVAYYFPEMAEFAAACRFRNCIHTHEPGCAVREAVETGAIPRARFDSYLRIRDSLGKDK
- a CDS encoding PhoPQ-activated protein PqaA family protein, yielding MMKTRGLIALVLLAALILAGPASAGILKDYVGKSDDSYKYAVHSTLPVQQSTAYIVRMTSQTWHGLTWDHWVAIFKPENVKYPDKALLFIGGGDNTEEAPDLRDQESQVLAMIAGHTHAVVARIWQVPNQPLFDGKYEDAIIAYTFERFGRGEGDDWPLLLPMVKSAVRAMDTVQSVAREKWEQDIKQFMVTGASKRGWTTWLTAAADPRVAAIAPMVIDMLNMGPQMAHQKKCYGGYSEQVADYTELKIQDYLQTPAGKKLSDIVDPYSYRDQLALPKTIILGTNDEYWTVDSAKFYFNDFPGPKWIHYEPNAGHGLNLNIVPVVAAQFHAMLTGGSMPHLEWKFVNGHSLQVSWDDPEATAALWHAQAPTRDFRKARWVSSELIGKCTASVGLTKPETGYAAYFVAITFPLKLENAIFPFSLTTLTYVLPDTYQSFDEHPDDGKK
- a CDS encoding Gfo/Idh/MocA family oxidoreductase, coding for MDRRKFLGASAMMAAVGMTARAAEPEKKWRACVLGDTKEGGYGHSLHRIWACRPDIEVVGLADPDPEGRAKHAAEAKAQRTYADYREMLEKEKPDLLAIGPRWTRRHHEYLLAAAAHGIHGMMEKPIAADLVEADEMIRAIEEKDLRWTIGFNFRVTPIVQFVKRAVFEEGLVGEVLEMRGRGKEDQRAGGEDLIVLGTHIFDMMRFFAGDAVECMAGITVDGRPATRSDIHDATEPVGKVTGDRIHAMFRFKNGITGHFATTKNRDGNGNRWGVDIFGSKGVVTIRQDAGPRVRYWRQPSWDAQDPSIGWEPLPGAPDTRLTNPEVERYAPIVNDLIASIGEHRLPMASLQDGRDSLEMIQAVYAAHFGTGRVALPLADRKHPLL
- a CDS encoding metallophosphoesterase family protein, yielding MKHTLTRRDFLARSVRTGAGAAILAAGCAGQSHLEPSLSHACEWEARLHPSNPRHVRILQFTDLHFFAGKTGHAITNNASVAMMKALVNKTSPDLVVVTGDSWPENRDNRGEEFMRFAVAQFEALGVPWTYAWGNHDQLPDFAVGHRTLASARNSLYRGAATDGNHVIGILGRHKRIAWQLLCLNTHRDGLVKTEQDWLRKISASLPPDVPRLAFFHIPLKQYDEVWKQDLAVGVKKENVMSEKEDGTSLALLKSLNVRACFCGHDHTNDFGGVFDGVELVYGRATGAGGYGGDKLPKGGKLITLDCLAKTYKWETVFP
- a CDS encoding radical SAM protein, yielding MSDQDTVSAIRRFALFLGNGFRVANVMWNRALGRPPRYMPILLMFLTKRCNLRCKMCGVCEYDPTCDDQPELDTGEWKSVLQSARNLGCTIVSMTGGEPLLRKDVFDLIRFARELGMAVHLCSNGMLLDRDNVIQLREAGVNALSISIESPGPEPHDSLRGPRSFELAVQGVKLARELAPEVQVGINCVITRLNYKNIAAMIPFAEEIGAHQIKFAPIHTNLLHRRKRIEHYSDLIFSQEDLDELDYEIKELIAASRRSRILTTSAMFFAGMADLYRKPLQFRCYAGYAACAINPAGIVAPCCDMDGTLSVRDQPLETIWGSPEMERMRTKVRHCNRACWDTTNTELSLRLRPASIIRDLIKTWRDVGFYFTVKKE